Proteins encoded together in one Anas acuta chromosome 10, bAnaAcu1.1, whole genome shotgun sequence window:
- the LDHD gene encoding probable D-lactate dehydrogenase, mitochondrial, giving the protein MALRRALGLAGAVGRRGCCSKRPLPPGLLEALRDVVGGPNVSTAAAVCEQHGHDESMHRCAPPDAVVWPQDVAQVQELAALCHRHRVPMVPFGTGTGLEGGVNAVQGGVCFDLSRMATISELSLEDFSVAVEPGVTRKALNSHLRGTGLWFPVDPGADASLCGMAATGASGTNAVRYGTMRPNVLNLRVVLPDGSLLHTAGPGRHARKSAAGYDLTSLFVGSEGTLGFLTQATLRLHPLPEAVAAAVCSFPSVQAAVACTVQVLQAAVPVARIELLDEVMAGACSRYSRLELPEAATLFLELHGSQQGLAEQQQQAEELVRLHGGSIPAWARAPEERERLWSARHSAWFAALALRPGCQGYSTDVCVPISRLPGVVVETQRDLRDAGLTGPMVGHVGDGNFHCILVFHPEDPDEARRVHDFAERLGRRALAAGGTCTGEHGVGLGKRELLREELGPQGLDTMRRIKAALDPHHLMNPGKVL; this is encoded by the exons ATGGCCCTGCGGCGGGCgctggggctggcgggggcCGTGGGGCGCcgcggctgctgcagcaag cgcccgctgccccccggctTGCTGGAAGCCCTTCGGGATGTGGTCGGTGGCCCCAACGTCTCCACGGCGGCAGCGGTGTGCGAGCAGCACGGGCACGATGAGTCCATGCacag GTGTGCGCCCCCGGACGCCGTGGTGTGGCCCCAGGACGTGGCGCAGGTGCAGGAGCTGGCGGCGCTCTGCCACCGCCACCGCGTCCCCATGGTGCCCTTTGGCACCGGCACTGGCCTGGAGGGCGGTGTCAACGCCGTGCAG GGCGGCGTCTGCTTCGACCTGAGCCGCATGGCCACCATCTCGGAGCTGAGCCTCGAGGACTTCTCGGTGGCCGTGGAGCCCGGCGTCACCCGCAAGGCCCTCAACAGCCACCTGCGTGGCACCGGGCTCTGGTTCCCCGTCG ACCCCGGGGCGGACGCCTCGCTGTGCGGCATGGCGGCCACAGGCGCCTCGGGCACCAACGCCGTGCGCTACGGCACCATGCGGCCCAACGTGCTCAACCTGCGCGTGGTGCTGCCCGACGGGAGCCTGCTGCACAccgccggccccggccgccaCGCCAG GAAAAGCGCGGCCGGCTACGACCTGACCTCGCTCTTCGTGGGCTCCGAGGGCACCCTGGGCTTCCTGACGCAGGCGACGCTGCGGCTGCACCCGCTGCCCGAGGCCGTGGCCGCTGCtgtctgctccttccccagcgTGCAGGCGGCCGTGGCTTGCACCGTGCAGGTGCTGCAGGCGGCAGTGCCCGTGGCGCGCATCG aGCTCCTGGACGAGGTGATGGCGGGTGCCTGCAGCCGTTacagcaggctggagctgccGGAGGCGGCCACGCTGTTCCTGGAGCTGCACGGCTCCCAGCAGGGCCTggccgagcagcagcagcaggcgg agGAGCTGGTGCGGCTGCACGGCGGCTCCATCCCGGCCTGGGCGCGGGCACCGGAGGAGCGCGAGCGGCTCTGGTCCGCACGCCACAGCGCCTGGTTCGCCGCCCTGGCCCTGCGGCCTGGCTGCCAG GGCTACTCCACCGACGTCTGCGTGCCCATCTCCCGCCTGCCCGGCGTCGTGGTGGAGACCCAGCGGGACCTGCGGGACGCCGGCCTCACCG GGCCCATGGTGGGACACGTGGGTGACGGCAACTTCCACTGCATCCTCGTCTTCCACCCCGAGGACCCGGACGAGGCTCGGCGCGTCCACGACTTCGCCGAGCGCCTGGGCAG GCGGGCGCTGGCGGCGGGTGGCACCTGCACCGGGGAGCACGGCGTGGGGCTGGGCAagagggagctgctgcgggAGGAGCTGGGCCCCCAGGGGCTGGACACCATGCGGCGCATCAAGGCGGCGCTGGACCCCCACCACCTGATGAACCCCGGCAAGGTGCTGTGA
- the ZNRF1 gene encoding E3 ubiquitin-protein ligase ZNRF1 has protein sequence MGGKQSTAARSRGPFPGVAADDSAVPPPGGGGGPPPFGHYRPGVGGGGGGGGGGGGGGGGGGAMGLRSRSVSSVAGMGGMEPAGGGAGPFGLYGRAAAGGEAERPPPGGVGGGVGGGGPGTDSTYAHGNGYQEPGGGRHRDGMLYLGARASLADALPLHIAPRWFGAHSGFKCPICSKSVASDEMEMHFIMCLSKPRLSYNDDVLTKDAGECVICLEELLQGDTIARLPCLCIYHKSCIDSWFEVNRSCPEHPSD, from the exons ATGGGGGGCAAGCAGAGCACGGCGGCCCGCTCCCGGGGCCCTTTCCCCGGGGTGGCGGCGGATGACAGCGCCGTGCCGCCGccgggaggcgggggggggccgcccCCGTTCGGCCATTACCGGccgggggtgggaggaggaggaggaggaggaggaggaggaggaggaggggggggcggcggaGGTGCCATGGGGCTGCGCAGCCGCTCGGTCAGCTCGGTGGCCGGGATGGGCGGGATGGagccggcgggcggcggggccggcccctTCGGGCTGTacggccgggcggcggcggggggggaggCCGAGAGACCCCCCCCGGGTGGTGTCGGTGGAGGTGTCGGTGGTGGGGGACCGGGGACCGACTCCACGTACGCCCATGGCAACGGTTACCAGGAGCCGGGAGGCGGTCGCCATAGGGACGGGATGCTCTACCTGGGGGCCCGGGCCTCGCTGGCCGACGCGCTGCCCCTGCACATCGCCCCGCGCTGGTTCGGAGCGCACAGCG GTTTCAAGTGCCCCATTTGCTCCAAATCCGTGGCTTCTGACGAGATGGAAATGCACTTTATCATGTGTCTGAGCAAACCTCGCCTCTCCTACAACG ACGACGTGCTGACCAAGGACGCCGGCGAGTGCGTGATctgcctggaggagctgctgcagggggatACGATAGCCAGGCTGCCCTGCCTCTGCATTTATCACAAAAG CTGTATAGATTCATGGTTTGAAGTGAACAGATCGTGCCCAGAGCATCCTTCTGATTGA